In a single window of the Nilaparvata lugens isolate BPH chromosome 1, ASM1435652v1, whole genome shotgun sequence genome:
- the LOC111054380 gene encoding YEATS domain-containing protein 4, whose protein sequence is MALTQDLPSDSGGRVKGVTIVKPIVFGNYARYFGKKREEDGHTHEWTVYLKPYLNEDISKYVRKVHFKLHDSYSTPNRIITKPPFEVAETGWGEFEISIKIYFHDPNERPVNLYHILKLFQGGEVANAAALGKHTIVSESYEELIFQEPTQTMLGALAQQPPLTTTPYIHHTNFEDKKEKTLASILVAKNKIRREINECKDKLKLAKETISKFKSEIAKQQLKNAATSGVV, encoded by the exons ATGGCTTTAACGCAAGATCTGCCTTCCGATTCTGGTGGTCGTGTCAAG GGCGTGACTATTGTAAAGCCAATTGTGTTCGGAAACTATGCGCGCTACTTCGGCAAGAAACGCGAGGAGGACGGGCACACGCATGAGTGGACAGTCTACCTGAAGCCCTACCTCAACGAGGACATATCCAagtatgtgcgcaaagttcacTTCAAACTGCACGACAGCTATTCCACGCCGAACCGAATCATCACCAAGCCTCCCTTCGAGGTGGCCGAGACTGGCTGGGGAGAGTTCGAAATATCCATTAAGATTTATTTCCATGATCCCAATGAGAGACCG GTAAACTTGTATCACATACTGAAGCTGTTCCAAGGCGGTGAAGTGGCGAACGCGGCCGCTCTGGGCAAGCACACGATTGTATCCGAGTCCTACGAGGAGCTGATCTTTCAGGAGCCGACGCAGACCATGCTTGGCGCCCTCGCCCAGCAGCCACCGCTGACCACCACTCCATACATCCACCACACTAACT TTGAGGATAAGAAGGAAAAGACACTAGCCAGCATTCTTGTGGCGAAAAACAAGATACGTCGCGAAATCAACGAATGCAAGGATAAATTGAAACTGGCCAAAGagacaatttcaaaattcaaatctgaaatagCGAAACAACAATTAAAGAATGCCGCTACCAGTGGTGTGGTTTGA
- the LOC111054383 gene encoding uncharacterized protein LOC111054383, whose product MMASRRRYNATPICRCRVLYLGSAVPQVSKDGLQGIQDPLRDLYPDQGAIGARGIDSWLSVWSNGLLLENIDENHKKITRFFPIDTLHYCAAVRFVLIPEKGSSASLPRFLPLDSPFARAPDPNHPPLFAAILRRTTGIKVLECHAFICKREMAANALVRCCFHAYADSSYAKHLESGGTTTPGAEIYDTIDHLNRTSRSMGKFEGQRRMASLPQSVFTDRPRMGTLSYRKDFTSSADDISIYNGNPSDNYRTWNRSTRDLSSVDNIYGELDDNTMRSMRSNRPRQVTNSPHILPPNPNLFEMKSSPADKQDRKKTKPLPPPRS is encoded by the coding sequence atgatggcTTCAAGGAGACGATACAATGCAACACCAATCTGCCGGTGTCGCGTGTTGTATCTGGGCTCAGCTGTGCCCCAAGTATCAAAGGACGGCCTCCAGGGCATCCAAGACCCTCTGAGAGACCTCTACCCCGACCAGGGCGCCATCGGAGCCAGGGGAATCGACTCATGGCTCAGTGTTTGGAGTAATGGACTTTTGTTAGAAAACATCGATGAAAACCACAAGAAAATCACTCGCTTCTTCCCGATAGACACTCTCCACTACTGTGCGGCTGTCCGGTTTGTGTTGATTCCCGAGAAGGGGAGTTCTGCATCCCTGCCACGATTTCTGCCACTTGATTCGCCCTTTGCTCGTGCCCCTGATCCCAACCACCCTCCTTTGTTTGCGGCTATTTTGAGACGCACCACTGGTATTAAAGTTCTCGAGTGTCACGCGTTCATCTGCAAGAGAGAGATGGCTGCCAACGCGCTGGTGCGTTGCTGCTTCCATGCATACGCCGACTCTTCGTACGCGAAGCACTTGGAGTCTGGGGGAACCACCACGCCGGGCGCAGAGATCTACGACACCATCGACCATCTCAACCGAACGTCGAGGAGTATGGGCAAGTTTGAAGGTCAGAGACGCATGGCGTCCTTGCCACAGAGTGTCTTCACCGACCGGCCCCGCATGGGAACCCTCAGCTACCGGAAAGACTTCACCAGCTCGGCTGATGACATCTCAATCTATAATGGTAACCCGTCGGATAACTACAGGACCTGGAACCGCAGCACGAGGGACCTGTCTTCTGTGGACAACATCTACGGTGAGCTGGATGACAACACTATGCGGAGCATGCGCTCTAACCGCCCACGCCAGGTCACCAACAGTCCCCACATCCTGCCTCCCAATCCCAACCTTTTCGAAATGAAATCCAGTCCGGCTGATAAGCAGGATAGGAAGAAAACGAAACCTCTGCCTCCACCTAGGTCGTGA